A section of the Cydia amplana chromosome 15, ilCydAmpl1.1, whole genome shotgun sequence genome encodes:
- the LOC134654775 gene encoding uncharacterized protein LOC134654775, whose amino-acid sequence MENGAGGAPGVAGQQPLQQQPADAPPAASSERTDAQLDLAAVTVASRLPEFWADQPRHWFLQVEAILNPQHLKDQARYDLVLGKLTKSAIGQITDLLLQPPVTGKYEALKEKLLAIYEDSAKAQLQKLLSDMELGEQKPSHLLRKMRDLARGKVPDQTLCILWQNHLPQAARAAVAVADSQNLDSLAAIADKVLEAVRPTPHVAEVQASTSRGGVTQSPEMTAVLAALERLEGRICGLEEHTRRSGRGRFRQRGRSVSRSGMRQRSESRGRSSTRRTPDSPDWLCSYHFRYREKAQRCVPPCAWSRGQSSGNE is encoded by the coding sequence ATGGAAAACGGTGCTGGCGGAGCGCCCGGCGTCGCTGGGCAGCAGCCGCTGCAGCAGCAGCCGGCGGACGCGCCGCCTGCAGCGTCGAGTGAGAGGACCGACGCGCAGCTGGACCTGGCAGCAGTCACAGTTGCATCCAGACTGCCGGAGTTTTGGGCTGATCAGCCGAGACACTGGTTTTTACAAGTTGAAGCTATATTAAATCCTCAGCACCTCAAGGATCAGGCGAGGTATGACCTAGTTTTAGGGAAGCTCACAAAAAGTGCGATAGGGCAGATCACCGACCTTCTGCTACAGCCACCAGTTACTGGCAAATATGAAGCCCTTAAAGAAAAGCTTTTGGCGATTTATGAAGATTCTGCTAAGGCGCAATTGcagaagctccttagcgatATGGAACTGGGTGAGCAGAAACCGTCGCACTTACTCAGGAAGATGCGAGACCTCGCCAGGGGTAAAGTGCCTGATCAAACGCTATGCATATTGTGGCAAAACCATCTACCTCAGGCAGCACGAGCAGCAGTCGCCGTCGCCGACAGCCAGAACTTGGATAGCCTGGCTGCAATAGCGGACAAAGTGTTGGAGGCGGTTAGGCCGACTCCACACGTTGCGGAGGTGCAGGCGTCTACTTCGCGGGGCGGAGTGACGCAGTCTCCGGAGATGACAGCTGTCCTAGCTGCCTTAGAGAGGCTCGAAGGCAGGATTTGCGGACTGGAGGAGCACACGAGACGGTCGGGCCGTGGCCGGTTCCGACAGAGGGGAAGATCTGTTTCCAGGAGTGGCATGCGACAACGTTCTGAATCGCGCGGAAGGAGCAGCACTAGAAGAACGCCTGATAGCCCAGATTGGCTCTGTTCATACCATTTTAGATACAGAGAGAAGGCGCAACGTTGTGTTCCACCGTGTGCGTGGTCCAGAGGTCAGTCTTCGGGAAACGAGTAG